One window of the Cryptomeria japonica chromosome 7, Sugi_1.0, whole genome shotgun sequence genome contains the following:
- the LOC131856782 gene encoding uncharacterized protein LOC131856782 produces MTYWDEKMRGRWFGLRIPPFVGDGNSNKQELRKACKWRSLERDLVKLNFDGASRGNPGPVGIDCYLHDEGGMELASLEKPIGFESNNKAEILALIEGLLLCQNRGIHKLAIERDSAIIINGLRKGSLPNWKLNALLSRALGLLKYFKKITFNHIYREGNSRGDELANAGADGQFIS; encoded by the coding sequence ATGACCTActgggatgagaagatgaggggGCGGTGGTTTGGTTTGAGGATCCCTCCCTTTGTTGGAGATGGTAACTCTAACAAACAGGAGCTGAGAAAAGCCTGCAAGTGGAGATCCCTTGAAAGGGATTTAgtcaagctaaactttgatggagcttcccgAGGGAACCCAGGTCCTGTAGGTATTGATTGTTATCTACATGATGAGGGTGGGATGGAACTGGCTAGTCTAGAAAAACCTATAGGGTTTGAATCCAATAACAAGGCTGAAATCTTAGCTCTAATTGAAGGTCTCCTTCTTTGTCAAAATAGGGGTATTCACAAACTGGCCATTGAAAGAGACTCAGCCATTATTATCAATGGCCTTAGAAAAGGTTCTCTGCCTAATTGGAAGCTAAATGCGCTCTTGTCTAGAGCTCTTGGTCTCCTTAAATATTTCAAGAAAATAACCTTCaatcatatctatagagaaggaaaCTCTAGGGGGGATGAATTAGCTAATGCAGGAGCTGATGGGCAGTTCATTAGTTAG